cgcgcgcgcgtgtttgtgtgtgtgtgtttgtgtatgtgtatgtgtgtgtgtgtgtttgtgtgtgtgctttatGCATTATTTTCCTGTTCAAACCGCATTTACACCTCTGGTCATAGAAATTAAATTTAGTTGTTAGTTCAGCACTAGGTGTGTCGATTATGTGGCCTTTGTTTGCTAGGAAAATATGAATAAAGAAACGTggactagcccaacagtcaactttTGTGAGAGTCCTCTTCCTATCAATCCCGCAGCAGTTCTCCTCTTGAAGCTGCATTTGTGCGAGAAATAACGTTCAACAAAAGCGGTTAGGGTATCTACGTCATTTTGTGGCAGCTGTGCAAACGTACCTTTTTATTAATCGCTCGGCGACAAAAGCCACCATCCCATTTTCTGGTCCACATTGGCCCTTAATCCTTAGCGAAGCCTTTGAACAGTCGCCTCAGAACAATGCCACACTTAAGTCGCCTGGCACAACAAGCTAAAAAAACCTTTTCGTTTACTTGCCAAAACGacgatctcattacgaggcatACTATATTAGGGGATTCCAGGAAATTATGGCCACATGAGGTCTTTCAAGTGCACTGAATCCATGGTACACGtactttcttgcatttcgcttccatgGAAATGTGGCCTCTGCGAGCTCGGGCCAAGCAGCGAAATATCATATCCAGTAGGCCGCCTTGCGGGTGCATTTTGAGTGAGTCATATGTGCTTCCAAATGCGCAAGACAAGTCTAATGGCACCCTAATAAAATATTCGTTACAGCATGAAAGATTTGTGTAATGCGGCCTAACAATAATGTAAATAGCACGACTAGAAAAAATGGCACTCTATTCGATACTTTAATTACTTTTTCGTGCGTCGAGGAGAAGCGAGTGCAACCTAAAAGCGCCAATCTTTCCTCAGCAACAATAATGGAAAAATCATATCTGTACATAACTATTGTGTGATCACGGTAAGATATGAAGTATGACAAGACACAGTGTTTTCGTAAGCAGAAAGCTTTTACGCACGTAAACGTCAGGCTCTCAAGTCACCCGCTTAACACAGGGTTACTAGCACTTGGAGTTCCTGAGACTGCAGTCACATACTTTCCACGGGCACCACACAGACTAAATATACCGATGTAGAAAACTGTAATATAGTTCGCGTCAAGCTCATTGCACGCTAAGCCATAAGGGTGCAATGAAAAATGCTTACAATAGAACAGTGCAATTGAAACCTACTATCATCGCGCACAGCTAGAAGAAGCTTGATAAATAGATGCTTGTAAATTTCTTCAAACTTTCTGCTGTCGTTTTATTCGAGCCAGAAAATGATGAGCCATTAAGAAACGTCATTGACTCAAACACGCATTTCAATACCATATTTTTTGCTGAAGCTTCTGCCTTTTATTTGCTTCCTATTCTTAAGGTAATTTTCGATGACCATACCCTGACAGATATGGTGACCCATATCTTCTTACGCCTGTTTACGCTTGTCGTTTCTCAAAAACCTTCCCTGAAGACTCAcacaaaatttcttttttttattcaggtcACATCACCTTGAAATACTTGAATGTAAACGTCAAAAAATATTCAAGTTCATGGCGCACTTTTGCGTAACGGAATTATATTCTTCTTATTCAACATTTATTCTCCTGAATAGCATAAACAGCTTCTGAATCTGACAAGAGGAGATCAATTGTTACGTCGTCTTTCACGAAATGTATCGATGTGAACTATCGAAAGATTTTCGAAGAAACTCGTCGTAAACTAACTCTGCACTAGATAGCCGCTGTAATTGCACCGATGATCTTGCTGCTGACGGCGGCTTCTGCTGCGCCACCTATACTCTTctccaatttcttcctccacttcTTCAACTTTTTGCCAAATCCGTGCGACCTTCCCACGTCaccttcgtcatcatcatcttcaaGCTCAATGTGTGCGAGTGCTTCGTGCTGTTCCAAAGACTCGTCGACCAGCTGCTTGAAGTGTCCAAGCACCAATTCTGGTTCGGAACCGCCGTAAGCATCTACCCAGTTGTCCACCGCTTGGAAGACCAACGCCAGGGCCATCTGCATGTTTTTGTCTGCAGAAAATATTGACGCATGTTAATAATCTGCGGCGGtcacagaaaaaaacaatataCCCTTGTGATAGTGTCAGCGAATGGATTTGCAAACAAACTAGTTCAAAATCAACCTACCGAATACAACTGAACATAGATTTTAATTTAAATATGAATGGGTGGACGTAGCTTTTTTCTATCCGCAAGTTAACAGCCTCGAGAGCACACGAGCCTAAATATTGCATTTTCTACCTGCGACACGCGAAGCAGAAAAATAGCAGAAATATTTAGTTCAATCATGACAGGCCTCAGACACATTTTAGAATACTTTCAGTGCAGGACCGCAGCTCATAAGAATTTGTAGAAAGTTTTGATTAGTAAAGTTAACAACAGTGTAACCACGCTTTAAAGTTTTGCGGTTCCAAAAGAGTGAACAGTGATATAGATCACTTATGCAGAAAAGGCTATCTCGCTTTCCCCTTACGGCATTTCGAAAGATACTTTGTCGCTTACATTTGTTTCTCAAAGAACTTTATCTCGTGAATATAAGGTAGAGCATACTTTAAGGCCTCGGGAATCGCATTGCGCGCTTCACAAGGACCAACAGCTACCTCCTATCAGCTCCGCAAAAGCCGAGAGACATACACATGGGAGTGTTCTTTCGGAATAAACACACATAAAAATACGATGAAATGTGTTGAAGAACTAAACACGTACCTTGTTCAGTTTTCAGAGATATCTGTGCCATTGCCGATGATGCTCTGGAAAAACAGTGACACGTCTGTGGGCATGCGATTGTTTGCCCCTTGGGAGCATAGCTTGCAACAAATTATGATAATATTAGAAAAACTCGCCTGAAGACGCGTCGAACAACTGGGTACTTCACTTACAGCATAGGAACACCTAGAAAACAGCGAACAAGTAGAAGATTGCTCTTTTATCATTCTCATTGAGTAATCAGAAATCATGTTAGAAAGAATTTTGCACTTGAGACTGTACCCGTTAGTTCAAGAGCCCACAAATGTAAGGCCATATGTGAACAAATAATATGGGAGTCTGTTCTTGTTAGGAACGGCATAAGATTTCACATAAAGGGACAACAACTAAAGCATCCAAAATGAAATGCCAGCACAAATATAACGcgactagtttttttttatttctctaaatAAAACGGAACACGCCTTGAGCTACAGATGGGAATGTAACACGAATTCAGATTAGTGACACGGATGTAACtagtttctttctctttattttccttGTGCTTCAGACTGCAGGAAGCTGTGCTTCACCAGGATCGCTGCTACAAAGAGAGCCGTATCgaaagagaaacaataaaacgcgtttttttttccttgttctttttttgctttttactaGACCGGAGGCACTTCTGAAATGCTGCCGGTCCAATAGCCCTCGTGGCACGGAGTACTACGCCATATCCTAGAGTTGCATAGACATCAGCAGTCACCACGAGTAAATCGTACATGCACCCTTTCTTtcactgtacatatatatatatatatatatatatatatatatatatatatatatatatatatatatatatatatatatatatatatatatatatatatatatacattacacTTCTTTGACACTTTGATGTATCGCCAGGGATAATACTTCACTGTCACGTCATGTTTCTTGAGTGGCGCGTGTACAGGAGTTGCACCATGCCCCCCAACTTCTAGTTCAGTAAATCAGTTATCACTTGGCGCTCGCGTGTTTCCCCCTTGCGTGGGTTCTTTTAGCGCCCAAAATTAAGTTTTCCAGATGTATAAGTCGTTGCCAATGGTAAAGTATGGTACGCGAAAAGTGGAAGATGTCGGTTCAGCTCTCATATGCGGCAACTAGCCTTTCCGTCCACTTTCCATTCTCTTTTCTGGTTAGTTTTGCACTTACCTTAAAATAATAGTTAATTTCTGTGCTTCTCTGCATTCATTGTCTTTATGCAGTTGCAATATAAGACGCAAATGAGAGCTTTGATTCTGTTCATTCACCCCGCTAAATGTTAAAGAAAGAATCTTAGATGCTCACTCACATGTTGTGTAGAGAAGTATGAAGCACTTGAAGTTCTCAAATCCTTTCATGTTcaatgcactgaaaaaaaaatgaagagggcCATCAGCAGGAGACTCCAGACTCACCATCTTCGTATGGTGGCAgctaaatgctttttttttgaagtttaaCGGACAATGAATTTGCTAAGCTGGATAAAGATTATCATCACGAAACAAGCTGCTTCTTCATACTAAATAAAGCATACTGCACAATTTGGGCTGACTAAAACCTACGAGATCTCTATGCTGCTATTGCGAAAGATGAATGCGGAGTTTGGTAATTCATCTAAAATATTCGCTGAGGTGCGAAGCGAAAAATAACACCAGTAAGTGCTAGTGAATGGTACTGAGCTCTCAAAGTTCAAAATGTGCAACACAGCCGGTGCACGCGACGTACAAAATGAACTCGGACAGGTGACTTCGCATGACAGAGTCGAGCTGTCAGCTTTTTGAAGTGCCTCGTGTCGTAGGCGGAGCACACTTGTTTTTTCATCGGGCTGACGACGCGGAAGTTACAGTGACAGCCTTTCGCCAACGAAATTACAACAAGATTGCCGCAACCGAAATGTAATGCACTGGGCTACTGCGAAAGTTTGTTGTGAAAAAATTCATGCCTGCACAAAAGAAATATAAAATGTGCGGGTTAAACAGTTTGTGAGATAGTTAATGGTGCGTCATCATAGCGAAGGTTATTAAAACAGTAGGTACAATAACAAGCAGTGGTTAGAGGAAAAATTACTTCTGAACTAACCTCATGGTAGTTTGCGACGGCAATGCCAATAGCAATCCAGCGATGTACTGAAAAACCGTACTGTTGAAGTCACGTGTATGTAACACGCGTAGGGATAATTCTAAAATTTAATTTATTCTCTTGTAGGCCAGATATTTCGGTATTTTCCTAATTTTCTCTGGCACTCGCTTACAATGTTACCTACGGACATCGAGGCATGACGCCAACTGTACGACGCCGACGAAGTGACGATGGATAGAAGAAGGAATGATATGAATGGAACGTCAGATGCATGTAACGAGACAGCATACTGACATTGAGATGCCGATTATTAAATTATGACGGCAGTAAAACGACGACAGCATAATTACGATGACTGCATTACTATGACACTATGAAGCCGGTGGTATAACGACATCAGATGAACCAGCgcgaatgacgacaatggcacgATAGCGATGGCATGATGACGGCACCCCAACAACGGCGGCATAATCATGACTCCGTAACGAAGACGTGGTTATAACAGAATAACGTAAGAGGAATGACCTCGATAGATCACCAAAGGTCGTCTGATGACGGCAGCATGACGACAGTAGACCTCTTCTGGGGCACGTCCCACAGCGCCGGCGACGTCACTGCATGACGTTCCCGGCGCACGTGCTCATCTTGGTACGCAAAACACCACCGCAGACGGCGTGCGGCTTGTTGCAGTCGCGAAGTGATTAGCCTAGGTGGGTGACATGAGGACGCATGCATTTTTTTTACGTGAACCTCAGCTCCCTTGTCAAACAGATTGGCAGTAAAAGATTTATATGCATCAGGCACGGTGAAGTTAAGGCACAGCGGATTAGGTATTTATGTACTCTTTTGCTTTGTACATACACAGTACAATCAATAACAATTAAagttaaattatggtgtttaacAACCTTAAGCAGCACAGCAGCTCATTAGAGAcattgcgtgcgtgtgtgcgcgtgagtgtgtatgcatgtgcgtgcgtgcgtgtgcttgtgtgtgtgtgcgcgtgcgtgcgtgtgcgtgcgtgtgcgcgtgtgtgcgtgtgtgtgtgtctgcctgtgcatgtgtgtatgtgcgtgtgtgtgtgcctgtgcgtgtgtgtgtgtgcgtacgtatttgtgtgtgtgtgtgcttgtgcgtgtgcgcgcgtgcgtgtggacgAGTGTGGCGTCTAGTAAGGCCAGTCGTAGTGATCATGCGCTGTTATAAATTCAGCACTAGTAAATTTTGTACTGTTACGAATGAATGAGACGCAGTGATTAATTCGGGCATGTATCTGGGTGCCCTCTACGGTGAGTTCGGAAGAAATAAAAAGGAGAAGCCTTCGTTTCAGAACAATCCATGGACTGAAAGTTATGACGATAAATGAGCATCTAGCATGATTTGACTCCTGCCTAAGCTGCGTGATTGCATTTCACCGCGTGGAATGCACAAAACGCAAACTACTGAGGTTATTGCGTTTTAGCGCAGATATCACGAGTCCTaagcaaaactttctttttttattgttatacTTACCTGTATGACATGAGCTTTATGCGTTCTTAATGTATAAAAACATGCAGGCGTTCGGTCTTATAATGTTGACAGCAGCAAAGGAAGGCAGCAAAAGATTTATATGCGTCAGGCACGGTGAAGTTAAGGCACAGCGGATTAGGTATTTATGTACTCTTTTGCTTTGTACATACAGAGTACAATCAATAACAATTAAagttaaattatggtgtttaacAACCTTAAGCAGCACAGCAGCTCATTAGAGACATTGCAAGGAAAGGCACCAGATCAATTATCGGCACTTGGGGTTGCTCGTAAAGTACGGTAATAAGCGTGCTCTTTTTTCATTTATCCGTGATCTCAATTTaggcatgattacaacgaaggcgccaaatagaACAACGGGCGAAGTAAGGAGACATGAGACAACCACGCAGGCtcatcatgcataaccaactcgcccactagcACGTGCTCAGTGAATTTAGGCGCCACCACAGGGTACAGCTCCACCGAACAGCTGTGATGGTTATGACTGTTAGTTGCAGACAAAGTTGCTCTTGCATATCGTTTAGCACTACAATGTAAATTTGGCGCAAATTCGAATTTCCGCGGCAATAAAATACAACTTTTTGTTCGAACTCCAGTCATTTGGGCGATGTATCATTCACGCCCCCGAAAATGCGCATCTTCTACGATAAAATGTTCGCTTTCGAAGAGTGATCATTTCAATGCGAaggcgttaaggagctcgtgtcgcagaaaagctggtgttggcagcgttgg
This Dermacentor albipictus isolate Rhodes 1998 colony chromosome 1, USDA_Dalb.pri_finalv2, whole genome shotgun sequence DNA region includes the following protein-coding sequences:
- the LOC135903074 gene encoding uncharacterized protein isoform X1, with amino-acid sequence MQARFRWLAEDRKNVDTRLDSALNMKGFENFKCFILLYTTCVPMLASSAMAQISLKTEQDKNMQMALALVFQAVDNWVDAYGGSEPELVLGHFKQLVDESLEQHEALAHIELEDDDDEGDVGRSHGFGKKLKKWRKKLEKSIGGAAEAAVSSKIIGAITAAI
- the LOC135903074 gene encoding uncharacterized protein isoform X2, which encodes MKGFENFKCFILLYTTCVPMLASSAMAQISLKTEQDKNMQMALALVFQAVDNWVDAYGGSEPELVLGHFKQLVDESLEQHEALAHIELEDDDDEGDVGRSHGFGKKLKKWRKKLEKSIGGAAEAAVSSKIIGAITAAI